A region of the Octopus sinensis unplaced genomic scaffold, ASM634580v1 Contig09256, whole genome shotgun sequence genome:
tgcagtttaaccaaaagcgggtatcttatagtcatgattcatatcgagcccttctgggttttagcgcgtgtctacgatgagtctacgatttaaaaaaaaatttacgttcATTTTTCCGCATTATTAACGCATTGTTGCTCAGtttatgtaagggaagtaactctctaaaaatgcttatatagttatttcccttacaatgcCGAGCGATACTATtagtagaacataaaattctatCAAGGGTCATAGCGACCTTTGACAAGAAAGAGTTTGCTTTCCTCTTCACGGGCCCCAACTTGTCGGTGCAGAGTTGTCTGCAGGTGGCAAGGCAACTTGCTTGGGGGCTCCGATGAGGAGGATTCACCttatttctattgatatttttgtatTCGAGGGCTTGTTGTGTTCAattggatgttcttcctgtccTAATATCCCAGTTTGTTGAATAACAAAGAGCCTGGACATGCTTTACCTAGTAAACTGGAAACAAACGACCCCATATAAACGAGCCTTTTGTTTACTAAGATTGTGCAGAGTAAGATACACCCTTGTCACCCATAAAGTTAATCAAGTTGTACAGAaatttctatgccactgaaaccaggaaactggcccttatgagcctggcatcgCTTGAGAAGGAAATCAAGTTGTAGTCAGATGTTACAAGCATAAAGGAGAGGCCTTAAATGTGATTGACCAGGTCAAGAAAGTTATAATTAATTAGAAACAGAATTAGActtgatgagatgcagtttgattttCTGCCAGGAAGAAGGACTACTGCTGCCATCTACTGAGTAAAACAACTTCAGATGTATTTAgctaaaaaataaatcatttcacttggcatttgttgacttggagacaGCTTTTGACAGGATATGGAGATCTCTGAGGAAGCTAGGAGTTGACAAATGGCTTGTGAGGGCTGGATACGCCATGTATAGGGGTGCTGTAAGAGTTAATACAGCAGacgaaggtgacgagctggcagaaccgttagcatgccgggcgaaatacgtagctgtatttcgtttgccgttacgttgtgagttcaaattccgccgaggtcgactttgcctttcatcatttcggggtcaataaattcagtaccagttacgcactggggtcaatataatcgacttaatacctttctctgtccttgtttgtccccactgtgttcagccccttttggatagtgaagaaataggtatttcgtctgccgttatgttctgagttcaaattccgccaaggtcaactttgcctttaatcctttcggggtcgataaattaagtaccagttacgcactggggtcaatataatcgacttaatacctttctctgtccttgtttgtcccctctgtgtttagcctcttgtgggcagtaaagaaataagtatttcgtctgccgttatgttctgagttcaaattccgccaaggtcaactttgcctttaatccttttggggtcgataaattaagtaccaattatgcactggggtcgatgaaatcgacttaatttgtttgtttgtcccccctgtgtttagccccttgtgggtaacaaaaagaaataaatacagcaGTGAATTTAAGTTCCGGTAAGATTTCACCAAGGTTCCGTTCTCAGTACCTTCCTATTCATCAGTGtgcaggcacatggcctagtggctagagttGCGGACAcacagtcgagggatcacgggttcgaatctcagactgggcgatgtatgtgcttatgagcaaaacacctaagctccacgttgctctggcagaaggtaatggcaaactgatcagaaaaggaaataaaaaagtaaCCAAAAACTCTGAGTTAAGGGAAAGAAACAGAAGACAGAATTGGAAAGAGTGTCTAGCGTAAAAGGAGTTTGTAAATCCATTTACCGTTTTGGGTCATCTTATAAATTTCTATTCTTGTCGAATCtgtaaaagatgaaaacaaaaaaagatgacaacaaagaaaaaagatgaaaacaaaaaacgatgtaaacaaaaatttTTGAGTTTCAGATTTTACATTCAATCAacaggattcatcatcatcatcatcatcgtttaacgtccgttttccatgctagcatgggttggacggttcaactggggtctgggaagccaggagactgcaccaggctctaatctgatctggcagtgtttctacagctggatgcccttcctaatgccaaccactccatgagtgtagtgggtgctttttacgtgccaccggcaaggctagcaatggccatgatcggattggtgctttttacgtgccaccggcacaggtgccaggcgaggctagcaatggccatgatcggattggtgctttttacgtgccatggcacaggtgccaggcgaggctagcaatggccatgatcagatggtgctttttaggtgccaccagcacaggtgccaggcgaggctggcaatggccacgatcggattggtgctttttacgtgccatggcacaggtgccaggcgaggctggcaatggccatgattggattggtgctttttacgtgtcaccggcacaggtgccaggcgatgctggcaacagcaacgatcagattggtgctttttacgtgctaccggcacagaggccagctgaCCCGGTtctgatggttctcttacatgccaccggcggcactggtatcacaactacaatttccaaaaGTATCATTATAATTCATTTCCTTACTGTTTATTTTCAGATGAAATATCCCTCCTTCGACGTTGTCGTCTAGAAATTTCCAAGTCAAACATTTGTTAGTTATTCTCCTCATCCAAAGAGAAGACTTGTTGCCACTCTGACTCACTTGAAATTCAGTACCTTTGGCACATGATCTATCGCACTCGTACTTCTTATTGCCACAAGACCACACAGCCGGTCTCTTCATGTTTTCAATTTCAATAGAGAGGGTGGCACTTCCTCCGAGTATTTCCcctgaaataaagaaatcaagaTGTTTACTTCCTAGTtacatgggtccaggttcagtctcacttagtggcaccttgggcaagggcgTGCCACTATAGTCttaggacaaccaaagccttgtgagcagatttggtaggtggaaactgaaagaagactgtcgtgtgtctgcatgtgtgtgagtgtgtctgtgtacgtgtgtggttgtgtgtgtttcagcaaagcagttcagcaaaggagaccaacaaaataagtaccagactaaaaatttcttcaaggtagtgccccagcatggccatagtctaatgactgaaacgagcaaGTGACCATCATGCTTGAATGGATCAGAGTTTTCATTTCTAACAGTAGGATGCTCTTCCTGCCACTAACCTCCATCTGTTTCCCAGTctatagatcagtggttttcaaccagggttccacggaaccttagggttccgccagtacagtccaggggttccgcaagaagttacaaaactgctgaaatcggcagtaattttgaattctcctgtgcagatatgtgtgcataagactattaaattattgcacaggggttcctcgaaccagtggaatgtttccttggggttccgctccagcaaaaaggttgaaaagcccTGCTATAGAATAACAAACAGCCTGGATATGTTTTATGCAGGGAACTGGGAATAAACGACACCGTATAAATGGGCCTTTTGTTTACTAAGATTGTGCAACACAACAAGATTTTGTGGTGAACTTCAAGCAAATGACATCGCTGGGAAAACCATATTGTTGCAAGTAGCCATCTTTAAATAAGGGGCCAATTTGACGTAACgtcgtattgccgaagaaatatcattgtcgtttttccattggttaatataactgctcatataaggattctgtggaggcgcaatggcctagtggttagggcagcggactcgcggtcgcaggattgcggtttcgattcccagaccgggcgttgtgtgtgtttattgagcgaaaacacccaaaaagctccacgaggctccggcaaggggtggtgatccctgctgtactctttcaccactctttctcccactctttcttctgtcggcctgctcgcttagccagcggggtggcatcattcgaaggctaaaacaatgtgaacgcattgtgaccagcgatgtgtaacaacatctgatggtctggtcggtcacgtgatataagGATACTAAAAGTTACTTAAAGAATATTGGTATGTAATTTCgattctttaaagtcaagttgagcagttataaaaacccggGATTTTGGGATGTAATTAAACcccacgacactcactcctttgagacattggGGATTTTTCATGCCATGTCCAAGGAAAATCCAACAATATAGTAAAATAAGTTTGtggcatattttaacttctaaaacaCCATATCTACCCAGTGCTGCCCTCTAgtgcaatggttctcaaccattcttcacctatggacccctttgtttCCTATTATACTCAGGTGAACCCTTATAACCATTTCAGGTTTAAAACATCCTAGTATATtcttataatcaaatattttggatctttttagtttgaacggcagttttttctagcggtgtcatatgaaattgtcacccataattatgaccctagtatcgatctattgcatttcaatctgttttagggttaggggtggggggaagggtatctttttttcttcacaaatgtaaataaacccaatctgtttcttaaacgagggacatattcatacggcacagaatgttttttttacctcaatggacgtcattgattggttgaaattgaagaaattgaagaaaaacaacaaatatcttacaaactatagaattttctcaataaagccaagagaagaagatgttttataaacacattcttccagtatacggagtttaaaagtgtttagctacctagaaattatttttaaaaactgccggtcaaaccaaaaagatccaatatttttaggaattatataacaaaattgttaaaatattttgtgtactgtaaAAATATAACCCAttaattgtacataaattttaacaacaaaatcctaTATGGACCCCCAACAGCCATATTGACCCCGGTTAAAAACCACTATTCTAGTAGATTCCTCAATGAGTGATTCTGGCTCATTGGCCTTTATCAATGGGAAACTCCAGAGAAAGATAAACCTGAGCAGATTCAAAGCTGTTGTTTTATCTAAAGAGCAGTCACTATCAGTGACTGAGTTGTGCTAGTGAACTGCCTGGTTGGAATAAATGTTTTAAGAAATCAAAAAACACAAATGAAACAGTGAATAAAATTTATGAGTTGAGTtaaagaaatagaagagagaatTGAAAAAGTTGTGTCTAGTTTAGAAGGCGAAAGGGGATAAGGCAATCCACTTACCACTTTGGGTGAAATTTTTAACTCCTTCTGATCTCAAATCATTTGGACTTGCCAAATCTGTGGAAGATGAATACAAGGACTTTTGAATTTCAGATTTTACATTCGATCAACAAGATTGTTTCCTATTTCTGTTACGATAATTAAATAGTAATTAACACGAGTAGATCTAATTACACATTATATACTGTACCACTGGTATGTTACTCCATACTCCTATTAGCAATAATCTACATAAACCTAACTTATACACTTAATCTAAGAAGCTCACACTTACGAACCTTTCAGAAAATATACGCGTGATGAGTTTTTCGTACTTACCAGCACTAAGTTATTTAAATGCACCCGAGCACTAAACATACTAGTCTGGCACACTACCCCCACCAtagctctatgtcacgctggtgagacccatatatttcataattattggtgctaccttgttcatggctactgtatatatatatatatatatatatatatatatatatatatatatatatatatatacccttatatacaattagatatatattatagctaAACTACCCATAGTTGATACATTTACCTAAACACAAACACCCCCAACTGCATCTAGAACTGATATAGTTTCTTCCCTAAGACCAAAATAGAGCACCCCTTTTAACTACACCCAAACAACACCATTTTAGATGAAAATAATGGTAATATGAATGAGATTAAAGAAATGAGTAATTATCTTAACGAAATTACATGAAttaaattataggcgcaggagtggctgtgtggtaagtagcttgtttaccaaccacatggttccaggttcagtcccactgcgtggcaccttgggcaagtgttttctactacagcctagagccgaccaatgccctgtgagtggatttggtagacggaaactgaaagaagcctgtcgtatacatgtatatatgtttgtgggtctgtccccctagcattgcttgacaaccgatgctggtgtgtttacgtccccgtcacttagcggttcagcaaaagagaccgatagaataagtactgggcttacaaagaataagtcccggggtcgatttgcttgactaaaggcggtgctccagcatggccgcagtcaaatgactgaaacaagtaaaagagtaaagagtatgagagatgaaattaaaattatattttggaaGGGACATTTTCAGTGGTTAGTTAATGAAATCAAGCTGTTAGtaatgacccccttcggtcagacactgaccatgggtttgcacctagagagttaccctctgaggcacaagtctgggcgaggttgttttatggaagaccagcagtcgcccatgcataccggcctcccctctccacatcaccgatgttgtccaagggaaaggcaaaggggccgatacagcttggcaccagtgacgtcgcaactcatttctacagttgagtgaactgaaacatcgtgaaataaagtgtcttgctcaagaacacaacacgcagcccggtccgggattcgagctcacaaactcacgatcgtaagctcgacgctctaaccactgagccatgcgccttcaagctgttagtaaataatatatttaaagtgtTAATGGCGAATGAAGTCAAGGAGTGGAAAAGAATGAGATGAATCGTAGCTTCGCTTCTCAAGATTGTTTGGAGGAGGAATCGGATGTCGGCAGAAAAAAGCAAAACTAAAGCAAAAACGGAAGAAAACTTACAAAAGCACCATGAAAACAAAAAGATCGACTTTAAAGGGTCCatctgaaaaaataattttggaaaatatgcaaaaaattgttagcatgcgaGACAAAATGTTTCGTGGTATATCGACCGTCTATATTCtcttggttcaaattctgctgaggtcgactttgcctttcatcctttcggggtcgataaattaagtaccagttacgcactggggtcgatgtaatcgacttaatacctatgtctgtccttgtttgtccctctgtgtttagccccttgtggataataaagaaataggtatattgacCGTCTATATTCtcttggttcaaattctgctgaggtcgactttgtccttcatcctttcagggtcgataaaataagtaccagttgagaactcgggggggggggtcaatgtaatcaacttacccccacccctcccccaaacttgctggccgtATGCCAAAGTTTGAAAGCAATGTTACAAATTTAGTTGTTACCTTAATTCAAGGGCAAtgcatgaatatcatcatcatcatcaccatttaacgtacattaatactttttgatagttatatatatgtataaaaaaaaatatataaatatatataaaatatatataggcgcaggagtggctgtgtggtaagtagcttgtttaccaaccacatggttccgggttcagtcccactgcgtggcaccttgggcaagtgtcttctactatagcctcgggccgaccaaagccttgtgagtggatttggtagacggaaactgaaagaagcccgtcgtatatatgtatatatatgcgtgtgtgtgtttgtgtgtctgtgtttgtccccctagcatcgcttgacaaccgatgctggtgtgtttatgtccctgttacttagcggttcggcaaaagagaccgatagaataagtactgggcttacaaaagaataagtcccggtgtcgagttgctcgattaaaggtggtgctccagcatggccgcagtcaaatgactgaaacaagtaaaagagtaaaagagtaatatatatatatatatataatttttaaaaatttttaatcaaaatataaataaaaatataaataaaataataataataaaaataaatataatatatatatatatatatatatatatatatataaaaatctataagtataaattaatattttaaaatatttttaaaattttaactttaaatttaattaatttaaattttgaattttatatattttgtatattatattaattaatttaaattcactgctgtatttatttatttttattacccacaaggggctaaacacatgggggacaaacaaggacagacaaacaaattaagtcgattacatcgaccccagtgcgtaactggtacttaatttatcgaccccggaaggatgaaagtcaaagtcgacctcagcggaatttgaactcagaacataaagacagaggaaatacctatttctttactacccacaagggactaaacacagaggggacaaacagattaagtcgattatatcgacgccagtgcgtaactggtacttatttgattgaccccgaaaggatgaaatgcaaagtcgaccccggcggaatttgaactcaaaacctaacggcagacgaaatacctatttctttaccacccacaaggggttaaacacagagaggacaaacaaggacagacaaacgtattaagtcgattatatcgaccctagtgcgtaaatggtacttatttaattgaccccgaaaggatgaaaggcaaagtcgaactatCCTGTGTATGAATTAACAGCTCGTAACAGGAACTTATCATGGTGCGAATATAAGCGGTTTCGTGGAATTCGAAAAGGAAGTAGTTACAACACTTAACTTGCCGTTGTCTGACATAACAACCCTAGAAGTTTGTTCCCTTTCGTCTACGGACTGAATTACCTGGATTATAAACTCTGAATTGGACCTGATACTTAGGTGATTATGGAATTGTAAAAGTCTGGGACTCCTTAAGAAGTAAGTCAAtccttattttgtgttttatttactttgtttaaaaaattgccaaaaaattatttactttgtgttttggggcgaaccttcggtataggtacacgtGTGGCTTTGttcacatttctgaagataacagaaacccttttttctcacccctaactctaaccctaacacaaaccctaaccccccatatataaaaagatactttcttgaaatgtattcgGTACTTCAGGTACTTACAggggtacctataccgaagttacgcctaacagaaacccttttctcccacccctaaccctaacacaaaccctaatcccccatatatataaaaaaatactttcttgAAAGGTATTCGGTAGTTCCGGTACTTACAcaggtacctataccgaagttacgccttaCTTTggtttaagaaaataatttactttgggtaaaaaaatattatttattttgtgttttgtttacttTGCGGCGTAGTCCCTAAAAGTCTTTGTAAATGAGAGGGAACTATAACATAAAAAGATATAGGGTGTTTAAACCAGAAATCCGTCTGGGCATTCTTTGATGAATTTTCTCGCAAATACCATCCGCAGTTTGTAAAttacggcgagttggcagaatcgttagcacgctgggcgaaagttcaaattccgccgaggtcgactttgccttttatcctttcggggtcgataaattaagtaccagttccacactggggtcgatgtaatcgacttaatccatttgtctgtccctgtttgtcctctctgtgtttagccccttgtgggtagtaaagaaataggtatttcgtccgtccttacgctctgagttcaaattccgtcgaggtcgaatttgcccttcatccatttagggtcgataaaataagtaccagttacgcactggggtcgatataatcgacttaatccgtctgtctgcccttgtttgtcccctctgtgtttagccctttgtgggtagtaaagaaatatatattggaatttgatttggaaaaaaaaccccacttcctccttttttcttcactctgacaaatattgaaattttttcaatattttcttcccATTTATAGCAGAAATTCTTTTATGCtattaagaaaaattattttgaaaatttgtaatatttatcaACTTTAAAACTTAACGGTTatgggatatgctagaaacaacagccaaatttcccttaaatggCACACCTTCtcgtctgaaaatatttacttttttttttattgaaaagatttatttattgttatatttcggaatggtcattttgccagtttagccaattaaaacacacgcactatatatttgatggGTACTAGTCGCGTAGACTGGACCCGGTTTGCGCacacgcgcatccgcgctagccagTCGTAGGTAGTCGATATATacgtgtttgtccccgcaacattgcttgacaaccgatgctggtatgtttacgtccccgttaattagcggttcggcaaaagagaccgatagaataagtactaggcttacaaagaataagacctggggtcgatttgctcgactaaaaggcggtgctccagcatggccacagtcaaatgactgaaacaagtaaaaaaaaaaaactggtaaaaaaaaatcCCCTTACCTTAAAAGAGTTAATTAACAACTCTAACGTTTTTGGAATGAATTGAATATGGAGATCAGTGTGTGTCTTTTAGCCAGCTTCTTGTGACTCCATAGATCATGACAGCAAACTTTTGTTTCGAATGAGAAATTTGCATTGTGTAAACTAATATATTTCGATTTCGCTACGCATgaacgaaagaaaacaaaacatttgctgGTAAAAGTGTCAACAGATAAGAAAAAGTGAGAGGAGGACTGTGTTCTTAAAATATCTGTCCAGATAATAATCAAACTAACAACCCTTCCACTTtgccaggtatatatatatatatatatatatataggtgtaggcgtgactgtgtggtattaaggcggcgagctggcagaaacgttagcactccgggcaaaatacttagcggtatttcgtctgctgttacgttctgagttcaaattccgccgaggtcgactttgcctttcatctttttggagtcgattaaataagtaccagttacgcaccagggtcgatataatcggcttaatctgtttgtctgttctggtttgtcccctctgagtttagccccttgtgggtagtaaagaaataggtattaagtgtgtgtgtaggtgtggaagcacatggcctagtgattagagcagcggactcacggtcgagggatcgtgggttcgaatctgagactgggtgatgtgtgtgtttatgagcgaaactcctaagctccacgcggctccggcagaaggtaatggcgaacttctgctgaccctttcgccacaactttctcccactctttcctcctgcatcttgcagctcacctgtgacggaccggcgtccgtccaggtggggaacctatacgccaaataaaccgggaaaccggcccttatgagccaggcatagctctagaaggaacaaataatgtgtgtatgcgtgtgtgtgttttgtgtttgtatttagcAAAAGCAGCTAGAATACTAAAAATCGTCCATTTTCTTGTTTGattttacgttttcgtttttcgttgttctacgtttatttgtggtgtcctgtactcatatatgcatgtatgtatacatatagatgtaggtatgtacatatatgtatgtatgcatatgttttatttattaaattgttatatatatatatatatatatatatataatatatatatatatatatatacaaattattacattatataaaagggcttagtaaaataaattactttgccgcatactgaactcattagaaatagcagctaaaaaaaacatttataaaactatttctaatacttaaagaaaacctctctcatatagtgtatGAGAGGATCTTCAAAAGCGATAGGAGGCCGAAggagtatgctcccactttcagtgttttcaaatccaaaccagggagttctgagctgatgatagaaatgtcgagttttgactaatcttgaaacgtacgttctcaaataacctttgcatctgattttttaatgtctctaccccccatacttccgtgagttgaattgagcaaacactatatgagagaggttttctttaagtattagaaatagttttataaatgttttttttagctgctatttctaatgagttcagtatgcggcaaagtaatttattttactaagcccttttatataatgtaataatttgaattcgccttaaatggtccctttgcatactgaacacttggtgaaattgattaattaattaattttaccctcaattgttgaaattatatatatatatatatatatatatatatatatatatatatatatatatacattctcttttttctctttttacttgtttcagtcatttgactgcggccatgctggagcaccgcctttagtagagcaaatcgaccccgggacttattctttgtaagcctagtacttattctatcggttctcttttgccgaaccgctaagtgatggggatgtaaacagaccagcatcggttttcaagcaatgctagggggacaaacacagacacacacacacacacacacacatatatatatatatatatatatatatatatatatatatacatatatacgacaggcttctttcagtttccgtctaccaaatccactcacaaggcattgttcggcccggggctatagcagaagacacttgcccaagatgccacgcagtgagactgaacccggaaccatgtagttggttagcaagttacttaccacacagtcactcctacacctatatatatatatatatatatatatatatatatatctcatcatcatcgtttaacgtccgttctccatgctagcatgggttggacggttcgaccggggatctgggaagccagaaggctgcaccaggctccggtcttatctggcaatgtttctacagctggatgctcttcctaacgccaaccactccgtgagtgtagtgggtgctttttacgtgccacctgcactggtgccaggcgaggctggcatcggccacagttggattggtgcattttacgtgccacctgcacggaagccagtcgaggcggcactggcttcggccacgattcggatggtgctttttacataccaccgacacggaagccagtcaaggcggcgctggcatcagccacgattcggatagtgctttttacgtatctccagtccaggggtcctggcatctgtcgggtgccagtcataggattggttcaatttcgatttcaatttcacttgccccaacaggtcttcgcaagcaaggtgcctgtcgtcggatgaggttcgatatcgacttcgcttgcctcaacaggtctttgtgtgtcgaagggaggaaaggcatgcataagtgggctggactcacttgtcctgcctggtcttttcacgcacag
Encoded here:
- the LOC115228040 gene encoding uncharacterized protein LOC115228040, whose product is MDPLKSIFLFSWCFYLASPNDLRSEGVKNFTQSGEILGGSATLSIEIENMKRPAVWSCGNKKYECDRSCAKGTEFQVSQSGNKSSLWMRRITNKCLTWKFLDDNVEGGIFHLKINNSTRIEIYKMTQNAPVVLGKNATIHIESSLIGTPVLWVNEFNYLQCVDTCENKGNYEVHYKGNSSTLLIHNVTEQDLTWSFCDYYFCSESYTLVMKGKEIAFANNNNNNSNFGARSGISCGRGSSIPLI